The sequence TATTTAAATGGGTATTTTATTTCGTCACCTCCTGCATCCTGAAGAAACTTGAGTTTAAGACCTAGATGTTTTGTCTTACAGAATTATTGAGCTATAGAGCCACATTTTTTGGGTGTCTCTAGTGAGGAgggttttcttcttttctaatAGTCCTGAACTTGCTTTGGCTTTGAGGCATGCAAATTTGCTGATTTACACTTGCACTTAAGTGTTAGTTTTCTAGAACTCATAATAGAAATTACTTATGAAACCATCATTAGATAATTTATGAGTATTAAATAAACGTCATCATTTTTACTTCCAATGAAATTGGTCCTGTTAGGAATTGGAATTTTTATGCATATTTTGGTGATGGTTGGTTTAGGACCTTGTGGTAACTTATCTATTTAGATTAGGCTAAGaccttgagttttttttttcctttggttGGTTAATCTCTTTGTAAACAAATCCTGTGTTATGGTCAGTGAAATAATGTAAAGCATGATGTAGCTctaattgaaaatttattttaaaagttgtGAAGCTAGGAAAGGATACCACGCTTCCTTTTAATAATGTAGCTTAAAGACATTAGATTTTGCTATACAACTGATGTCAATTGTTCCATTGCGAGCTTCCTCTTTTAActacaattattttaatttaagcaTCTAAATATACCAGCAAAGCACATGCACGATGATGATTATGAAAATATATAGGTGGTGAGAATTTACAAACAACTTAATAAACTAATTACAACTAACTTTAATATATCTTTGTCATTAATATATAACGTGCATGCATTTGTCATCAATATATCACGTGCATGCATTTTCCTCTGTACAGCGATTTAGAGAAAGTGATAAGAGTCATAGGTTTTAATTGTCATATGCATGCATTTCTTCCTGATCATCACGATGTTATTAATTGTGTTTCACATATTTTTTGGCTCAAAAGAGTGAGATTATGCTGTTTAACAGGGAATCAGCATTTCCTCGGCATCATTAAGTGGCGAGGATTTCTTAGTAACATTTGGTGGCTACAATGGGAAGTACCACAATGAGGTATCATTTATGTCATGCTTATGGTTATATCATAATTCTTATCAGAAAAGGATGGCAGTGAATTGCCAATGATTAATAAGTGAAAGATTTGTTTATAGAACACAAGAAGATATTTTAGTTTTGTTCGAATTGAaccatttttatttgagttttggatttggAATGACTCCGATAATTGAATATCTGAAATGACATGCAGTTAAAACTACCAAAATAAATTCAGCGGATTTGCTCGAAGGATTTGAACTCTAAATTCACCTAACGCTGATGTGCGATCGCTCCCTTAAAGTAATTGCCTCTTATGGGGCATGTTGATGTTACTATGGATGATTCTAGAAAGGATACATCTTAATAATGTTGTAGGATGCATGCCATTCATGAGTCATGACTTGAAATTCTTGTGTGTACAAAAGGGGAATACCTCCAGCATGAATATAATGCACTTTTACTTGATGGTCTGCCAGCTTTAATCTGGTGATATTTTTGGATTCTTTGCATGAGTTCCTTTTTTGCGCTTTTGGCTGAAATTTGGCTCATTTTTCGTAAGTCGTTTCAAATATTGACATCAACACATATAATATCTCACTGATTTTATGTGCATTAATTAAGATCTCTGAATGCATTTAGAAGCTGAAGAGATAAAAATAAAGTGTATTTGAGACGTTCCCTTTTCTTTTCAACTGATAAAGGGTTTGCAATTTTACAAATTTTCAGACGACGGATCAATTATTTGTTggttctttgaatttttatgaaatCAGAATTTGCCAACAGTAAATGGAAGTTTATCATTACATGTTCTTTGGGTGGGGGGCAATGTGAGGTTGATAGGATAAATATTGACATGCCTGCAAATAATACATGTAATGTTTTATGGAAGTGAAGAGGCGTTTTTTGGTTTGAACTTGTCAGATTCATTGAGATGCTGTTTGTCCATGAAGTCGATCGAAGCATATTTCACTTTTTTATGTTGTCACCCTAAAGCATTTCAAAAAAATGACGAGGAGTCTTTTCGCGGGGAAATGTGGAATTCATTGATAGTGCACACTTGAGTAGAGATTTCACTAGTCTTCCACCATTTTCAAATGAtcttttccctctttttatctGCTGTAATAtctatttgtttatatattctTAGAAAAAGGGGCAAAATTTATTGGAATCATTCAGATATAGTCACAAGTCATTGTCTATTTGTAAATACTGATTCTGCTGGTATAACAACCATTTACCAGCTCTGAACCATTGGCAAATTTATATCCAGTAATTGATTCCATATTCGAACTTTGTAATGTTAAACATACCTATATATGgttaatgcatttttatttggtTTAGTTACTTTCACGTACGCTATGCTCTTTAATTTTCATAGTTGTTAGATCTGCATATGACCATTGCTTTTAAAACGTATGACTTTCATCATTTAACttctcctctctctctctctctgttttttttttcttttttacgaAAACTGCTTGTTTTGAAATCATTATTTGGTGAAatgattctttttttttttttacatcttCTTGAAACCAACAACCTAATCTTATTTTTTCTTGTACAAGATAGCAGATGCTTTATTGGTTCATATTTGAACGTAGAAGTTGTAATGGCTTGCCTGCATTGAAcgttaaaaaaaatctataatGCAATACGATGACCTAGCAAAACAGAAATATATCAGTAAATATGATTTGGTTCAGTCAAAGATTTCCTTGGTTCAAGCACAATTCCTTCTGTACTGTTTTGATCGAGCTCCAGCTTCAATTTTTAGTTCCTGCTAATATTGTCTTTATTTTGGTGTATACTCTCTGATTACCTTCATCtaacttttattattatttcttttttaaataatattgaatATCATGTATATTTCTCTCACATCCACGTTCTTTTAGATTTAGGTAAAACCTTAAACCCATCACAATATGGTTTCTGCATATTTAGGTATTTGTCATGAGGCCCAAACCAAGGGATGCTTTACAGGCCAAGATATTGCAATCACCAGCTGCTGCTGCAGCGGCAGCTTCTGTTACTGCTGCATATGCCTTAGCAAAAGCCGAGTTATTAGATTTAACTGAAAGAGAAGATTCAAATGACAGGGACATCCCAGTTGACACCTCTCAGAAGGATCTTTCAGttgaaattaatataattagggaagaaaaaaagaaattggaGTCATCGATGATGGACGTTAACACAGAGAACTCTGCTCTGAAAGCTAGGATTGAAGAAACAAGTGGATATTATGCTGAGCTGTCCAAGGTTGGTTGACGTAATATATTGTTGGTAGCTTCGTGATACCATCAGTCATGAGTAGTTACAAATCTTATTATCCTCATGCACTGGTTGCAGGAGTTGCAGTCATTGAAAGGACAACTTGTAGCTGAGAGATCAAGATGCGCCAAACTCGAGGTCTTGCCCTTTTTTCCACTTTCTCTACTTCTTCCAtttatatttctttatttcttccTTCCAGACTCGTGTTGGGCTGGGTTTTTACTGAGAAGTTGCAAATGCAGTATTATACAATGCCTAGCCGTTGTTTGATGTATCCCTCTATTTTTTCCTTTATCAGGCACAAATAGGAGAACTACAGAAGATGCTTCAGTCAATGCCATCATTAGAAGAAGAGGTTCAGAAACTGAGGACAGAGAAGTCTGTAATTGAACGTGATATGGAACTTGCTGCATCTGTCCAGAGGCAGAGATCTAGTGGTGTTTGGAGGTGGGTTGCTGGATAAACATATTTCCTGGAATCACCGAGGTTGCCAAGGTTAGCAGCCAGCTTTCTCTCCAAGAGACTGAATATATTGCGTCAGTTGGGCTGCGTCGGCGGCCATTACATGTACTTGGGTCAATATACTGCCTAGAGTGAATTTTGAAGTCAGTTATGCTGTTGTATCATCTTGAGTGTTTCGAGATACATAAAGACAgttcttttctatttttcttcttcacctcattgttttattaatcttctttctttttttaattatatattttgatgAGTCTATTCTTTTTCATTTCATGTAAACCGAAATATAAACAAATAAGTCTAAATGTTCATATTTGTTTCTTTTGTATTATTATGAGATCATTGACAATTTTCAAGAACCTATTGTTTGTTCAAGTAAGGTTCTCTAATTACTTTCGGTACTTCAATGGTAAAATAATTGTCCCACATTCTTAGCTTTTTGGCTTACTTGGAAGTTTCTTGTGCTGTTTTTGAAGCTCTTGAGTTGTGCTTTTGCATACACTTGCAAAAGTTTTATGATGTTCCAGAACAGTTGCCCTAGGTGCCCATTGTTGAAATTTTGAATACccgaaaaataaaatgatgttTTGAGGTAAGAAAATGTTTTCCGAAATCCGGTTTAGCCACTTAATTAATTCCCTGGACTTTCGTTAAGTACAGCAAGTTGCGAAAAATATTTACACTTTCGGATGAAGAGTTGTTCTCTATTCCTATGCTAATGTGATTTCTTTTGTGCTTGTTTGGGTTGTGGTGTAGTTGAACCTTATAATTTGACAATATTACAATGGCATGTTGGTTTCCCCTCACATGGTATTTTTTGTTGGTGATTAAAAGATATGATCATGTTTACTTGTATGGATAGTGTTTGGGTCGAATTGAAAGGACAACTAGGTACTACTgatgttaatattaaaattttgtgttgCATTCGTGCTGTCTTGGAGCTTTGGTTATGAATGCTATGGTTTTGAGAGTGGCTGGCAATGGATCCAACCAGGATTTGTTCCCAGTTTCgtgtgtttgttttgttggacaATCTTTTGGGAAGAGAGTTTGAGTTGTTATGGTGACATTTGCTCTTGTGTTGAAGCCTGAAGGTGTGAAGATTTAGTTGAACTGAAAATACCGATTGTATTTGCTAGTGTGAAGGTCAATTCCTACGTGGAGCTGTTGGGGATAGATTTATTTGGCGATCCGAGATATTAGCCTCTTCGGGGATTCAATGATGTGTAAGGAGGAGGTAACACATTCAGTTTGTGGATATGTTTGGGTATGAAAGGACAGCATAAATCAGGATTCTGTTAAAAGCTTAAAGTAGGCACATGTATTAGTCACTTGTTGGGAAAGTAATGGTAGACAAAACACAGCAATTCTGCTTCTGTGCATCTGATTTTTTACATCCTTGGCTTCAAATGCTTCTATTTGTTGCTTACCCAGTGGCATAGCCAATTCCGTCTTTTTTGACCACATAATAGGTAGAAATAGGGGCGTAAAGTAAGAATTGACGACATTTATCATAATTTGGAGACCGCATGCTGTTTGCTTAGTAATACCAATTGCCTCCGTAATATTTTACCCGCTGCAGACCTTGGTATGGCATTGACAAAGCTCACTCTCCTGATTTTCTTGTATGGTGCTACCTGGAAAGTTTGCTTATTAGCTTTTTGGTAAACAAGTAATACCTGGTTAGTAATATTTTCTTGTATGGTGCTACCTGGAAAGTTTGCTTATTAGCTTTTTGGTAAACAAGTAATAACTGGTTAGTCATATTTTCTTGTATGGTGCTACCTGAAACAATTGGTAGGGATATCATTTACATACCTGATTAGCGACAAATTGGATGACCTGATCTTCTGTGAGCTCCACTCCGGCTGCTCTCACTGTGTATGCCACAGGAATTTGCCCCGCTTCTTCGTCCTCAAGTCTGCAGCATTTTGCTTACACGTCAAAACATAATAGTTCCACACACAAGTTTGGAATCAATATCATGTTTTTGTTTTGTGCACATGCTTTGTATGCATGCATTTGTGTGTGCTTTGCACGTGTTTCTGTTTGTTGATGGTGGGACTGAAGTAAGAAGACAGGGAAAGGCAACAAACGGTACGACGGCCGCATCAGCTATATCGGGATGAGCTGTTAGTATTGCCTCCAACTCTGCAGGAGCCACCTGCATTTTGAATAATGCAAGGAAAAGTCAGCTACAAGATCCTTTCCTCGAACTACGAACTTTAGAGGCCAAAATTCTTTTATGTGTGATACCTGGTATCCGTTGTGCTTTATCAGTTCTTTCATCCGGTCAACTATGTAAATGTACCCCTCCTCATCAAAGTAGCAAAGGTCACCAGTTTTAAGCCACCTGTCTGAATCAAGCGTTGCAGCAGTTGCCTCCTCATTTCCCAAGTACTCTTTCATCACAGTTGGACTCTTCAGCCACAGTTCTCCCTCCCTATTGGGTGGCAAAGCAAATCCAGTCTCTAAATCGACCACCTTAGCACTAAAGCATGGAGCCAACCTAGCCGATGAAGCTGGACGAGTCTTCGCTTCTCCATGAGACTCGAAGAAAGTACCAGCACCGCAACTCTCTGTCAACCCATAGCCTGGCCTCAGCTCAACCCACGGAAACTTCTCTCGGAATCTCTCAGTCACCTCtctgctcaatggtgctgctccTGAGCCCACTCGTCTCAAAGACGACAAATCATATCCTCCCCCATCATACTTCACCAGCCCTAGTATCACTGGAGGAACTGCAGGTATGTTACTCACCTTATGGTTTTGAATAGCTTCAAGCATTCCTTGAAAATCATATCTTTGCATTACCACAGTGGTAATACCCGAACAAAGTAATCCTAGCCCAAAAAATGCTAGACCGTAGATATGAAACATGGGTAGGAAGCACAGGAACACATCATCTTGTGCCTTTGATACGTCCACCGACCATTTAAGCAGTGTCACGACGGATATAAAGTTAGAATGGGTTAGTACAACGCCTTTACTAGTTCCCGTAGTCCCAGAAGAATAAAGTATT comes from Henckelia pumila isolate YLH828 chromosome 4, ASM3356847v2, whole genome shotgun sequence and encodes:
- the LOC140860958 gene encoding probable CoA ligase CCL5, which gives rise to MGEERWMAMAIIEEESVTNTVPVDRRSGYEPQTGIYHSLVSLSEQQQIPTQPNLDTATYVLSQFPTPDQAETRVALIDSSTNIRVTYTQLHRAITVLAAGLYHGLGVRKGDVVFILSPNSLMYPTICLAVLSIGAVITTANPLNTSTEIAKQVHDSGAKLAISAPEEIRKLRPTGVPTLLTSRSKENDQLSVEELIEKCEPMEIPEEKPIQTDTAAILYSSGTTGTSKGVVLTHSNFISVVTLLKWSVDVSKAQDDVFLCFLPMFHIYGLAFFGLGLLCSGITTVVMQRYDFQGMLEAIQNHKVSNIPAVPPVILGLVKYDGGGYDLSSLRRVGSGAAPLSREVTERFREKFPWVELRPGYGLTESCGAGTFFESHGEAKTRPASSARLAPCFSAKVVDLETGFALPPNREGELWLKSPTVMKEYLGNEEATAATLDSDRWLKTGDLCYFDEEGYIYIVDRMKELIKHNGYQVAPAELEAILTAHPDIADAAVVPLEDEEAGQIPVAYTVRAAGVELTEDQVIQFVANQVAPYKKIRRVSFVNAIPRSAAGKILRRQLTELAMPLGKQQIEAFEAKDVKNQMHRSRIAVFCLPLLSQQVTNTCAYFKLLTES